The sequence below is a genomic window from Escherichia marmotae.
CTATAGCACTGACTGACGCGAAATGTCGCGCGGCCCCGTAATGCTGTTGAACGTCAAATGACGTCATCAGGAGCGTAATGCATCCATAAACAGAACGCCGACTGATGAGATTCTGAATGCGAACAAAGAAAAATGTATCAGTCCGTTTGCTCATGCAAAGACTAACAATCCATTAAAATAGTAAGCGCTTCGGGCCATTTTCCGGGAATTATTTTCTGAACATTTTTCTTTGGCAAAGATGATGAATTTTGATGGTAAGGCAAATTACTTCTGGTTCTCATTAAAGTTCTTTCGTAAGGCTATGTAATCAAGAAGTTTATGGCTGGTAAGAATAACGTATTCTATTCACCAATAATATGTAAAGACATTCATCAATAGATGGTAAAAATAGGTTATGGCAATTATCATTGGGCCAGTCCCTTTTCGAGTGAGTTTCTATTATGCAACAACCTGTAGTTCGCGTTGGCGAATGGCTTGTTACTCCGTCCATAAACCAAATAAGTCGCAACGGGCGTCAACTAACCCTGGAGCCACGATTAATCGATCTTCTGGTTTTCTTTGCTCAACATAGTGGTGAAGTACTTAGTAGAGATGAACTTATCGATAATGTGTGGAAGAGGAGTATCGTCACCAATCACGTTGTAACACAGAGTATCTCAGAACTGCGTAAGTCATTAAAAGATAATGATGAAGATAGTCCTGTCTATATCGCTACTGTACCGAAGCGCGGTTATAAATTAATGGTTCCGGTTATATGGTGCAGCGAAGAGGAAGGGGAGGAAATGATGTTATCTTCGTCTCCTCCTATACCAGAGGCGACTCCTGACACAGATCCCCCCATCCACAGTCCAGATATCCAATACCCCCCAAAGCCACCTGAACATCCCCCAGTTAGATGCAAACGATTAACTGCCTTTTGGGTATGGTTTTTTTTCCTGTTGTCGTTAGGTATCTGTGTCGTACTCGTGGCATTCTCCAGCCTGGAAACGCGTCTTCCTTTGAGTAAATCGCGTATTTTGCTCAATCCACGCGATATTGACATTAATATGGTGAATAACAGTTGTAACAATTGGACTTCTCCGTATCAGCGCTCTTACGCGATAGGTGTGGGCGATTTGGTGGCTACGTCACTTAATACCTTCTCCACCTTTATGGTGCATGACAAAATTAACTACAACATTGATGAACCGAGCAGCTCTGGTAAAACGTTATCTATTGCATTTGTTAATCAACGCCAATACCGCGCTCAGCAGTGCTTTATGTCGGTGAAATTGGTAGACAATGCAGATGGTTCAACCATGCTGGATAAACGTTATGTCATCACTAACGGTAACCAGTTGGCAATTCAAAATGATTTACTTGAGAGTTTATCAAAGGCATTGAATCAACCGTGGCCACAACGAATGCAGGAGATGTTCCAACAAATATTGCCTCATCGAGGTGCTTTATTAACTAATTTTTATCAAGCGCATGATTATTTAATGCATGGTGATGAAAAATCATTGAACCGTGCCAGTGAATTATTAGGTGAGATTATTGAATCATCTCCTGAATTTATCTATGCGAGAGCAGAAAAAGCATTAGTTGATATAGTACGTCATTCTCAGCACCCTTTAGATGAAAAACAATTAGCAGCACTGAATACAGAAATTGATAACATTGCTACAATGCCGGGCATGAATAATCTAGCCATTTTCTATCAAATAAAAGCTGTCAGTGCCCTGGAAAATGGAAAAATAGAGGAGTCGTATCAGGCGATAAATACTGGAATTGATCTTGAAATGTCCTGGCTAAACTATGTGTTGCTTGGCAAAGTTTACGAAATGAAGGGGATGAACCGTGAAGCTGCTGATGCATATCTCACAGCCTTTAATTTACGTCCTGGTACAAACACCCTTTACTGGATTGAAAATGGTATATTCCAGACTTCTGTTCCTTATGTTGTTCCTTATCTCGACAAATTTCTCGCTTCAGAATAAGTGACTCCCGCGTTGATTCATGCACGGGAATACTGGATGTTGAATTTTTGTGTGTTTTTATTGGTGTAATATGTTGCGGCATTTTATTTGTCGCATAATTTTTATTACATAATTTTAACCACAAATATGTACATAACCCATTGTAAACATTAAATGTTTATCTTTTCATGATATCAACTTGCGATTCTTATCTGTTAATGGAGAGCTCAAATTCTCACTTACATAAACTTTTGTATTATTTCACCTAATCTTTAGGATTAATCTTTTTTTTTGAGTAATCTTGTCGCCAGTTTGGTCTGGTCAGTAAATAGTTACGCATCATGACCCGGACTCCAAATTCAAAAATGAAATTAGGAGAAGAGCATGAGTTCTGCCAAGAAGATCGGGCTATTTGCCTGTACCGGTGTTGTTGCCGGTAATATGATGGGGAGCGGTATTGCATTATTACCTGCGAACCTTGCAAGTATCGGTGGTATTGCTATCTGGGGTTGGATTATCTCTATTATTGGTGCAATGTCGTTGGCTTATGTATATGCCCGACTGGCAACAAAAAACCCGCAACAAGGTGGCCCAATTGCTTATGCCGGAGAGATTTCTCCTGCATTTGGTTTTCAGACAGGTGTTCTTTATTACCATGCTAACTGGATTGGTAACCTGGCGATTGGTATTACCGCTGTATCTTATCTTTCCACCTTCTTCCCGGTATTAAATGATCCTGTCCCGGCGGGTATCGCCTGTATTGCTATCGTCTGGATATTTACCTTTGTAAATATGCTCGGCGGTACTTGGGTAAGCCGTTTAACCACTATTGGTCTGGTGCTGGTTCTTATTCCTGTAGTTATGACTGCTATTGTTGGCTGGCATTGGTTTGATGCTGCAACTTATGCAGCTAACTGGAACACTGCTAATACCACTGATGGCCATGCGATCATTAAAAGTATTCTGCTCTGCCTGTGGGCCTTTGTGGGTGTGGAATCCGCAGCGGTAAGTACGGGTATGGTTAAAAACCCGAAACGTACCGTTCCACTGGCAACCATGCTGGGTACTGGTTTAGCAGGTATTGTTTATATTGCTGCAACTCAAGTGCTTTCCGGTATGTATCCGTCTTCTGTAATGGCAGCTTCCGGTGCTCCGTTTGCAATCAGTGCTTCTACTATCCTGGGTAACTGGGCTGCGCCGCTGGTTTCTGCATTCACCGCCTTTGCATGCCTGACGTCTCTGGGTTCCTGGATGATGCTGGTAGGCCAGGCAGGTGTGCGTGCCGCTAACGACGGTAACTTCCCGAAAGTTTATGGCGAAGTCGACAGCAACGGTATTCCGAAAAAAGGTCTGCTGCTGGCTGCTGTGAAAATGACTGCCCTGATGATCCTGATCACCCTGATGAACTCTGCCGGTGGTAAAGCATCTGACCTGTTTGGTGAACTGACCGGTATCGCAGTACTGCTGACTATGCTGCCGTACTTCTACTCTTGCGTTGACCTGATTCGTTTTGAAGGCGTTAACATCCGCAACTTTGTCAGCCTGATCTGCTCTGTACTGGGTTGCGTGTTCTGCTTCATCGCTCTGATGGGTGCAAGCTCCTTCGAGCTGGCAGGAACCTTCATCGTCAGCCTGATTATCCTGATGTTCTACGCTCGCAAAATGCACGAGCGCCAGAGCCACTCAATGGATAACCACACTGCATCTAACGCACATTAATTAAAAGTATTTTCCGAGGCTCCTCCTTTCATTTTGTCCCATGTGTTGGGAGGGGCCTTCTTTACCTGGAGATATGACTATGAACGTTATTGCAATATTGAATCACATGGGGGTTTATTTTAAAGAAGAACCCATCCGTGAACTTCATCGCGCGCTTGAACGTCTGAACTTCCAGATTGTTTACCCGAACGACCGTGACGACTTATTAAAATTGATCGAAAACAATGCGCGTCTGTGCGGTGTTATTTTTGACTGGGATAAATATAATCTCGAGCTGTGCGAAGAAATTAGCAAAATGAACGAGAACCTGCCGTTGTACGCGTTCGCTAATACGTATTCCACTCTCGATGTAAGCCTGAACGATCTGCGTTTACAGATTAGCTTCTTTGAATATGCGCTGGGTGCTGCTGATGATAT
It includes:
- the cadC gene encoding lysine decarboxylation/transport transcriptional activator CadC: MQQPVVRVGEWLVTPSINQISRNGRQLTLEPRLIDLLVFFAQHSGEVLSRDELIDNVWKRSIVTNHVVTQSISELRKSLKDNDEDSPVYIATVPKRGYKLMVPVIWCSEEEGEEMMLSSSPPIPEATPDTDPPIHSPDIQYPPKPPEHPPVRCKRLTAFWVWFFFLLSLGICVVLVAFSSLETRLPLSKSRILLNPRDIDINMVNNSCNNWTSPYQRSYAIGVGDLVATSLNTFSTFMVHDKINYNIDEPSSSGKTLSIAFVNQRQYRAQQCFMSVKLVDNADGSTMLDKRYVITNGNQLAIQNDLLESLSKALNQPWPQRMQEMFQQILPHRGALLTNFYQAHDYLMHGDEKSLNRASELLGEIIESSPEFIYARAEKALVDIVRHSQHPLDEKQLAALNTEIDNIATMPGMNNLAIFYQIKAVSALENGKIEESYQAINTGIDLEMSWLNYVLLGKVYEMKGMNREAADAYLTAFNLRPGTNTLYWIENGIFQTSVPYVVPYLDKFLASE
- the cadB gene encoding cadaverine/lysine antiporter, whose product is MSSAKKIGLFACTGVVAGNMMGSGIALLPANLASIGGIAIWGWIISIIGAMSLAYVYARLATKNPQQGGPIAYAGEISPAFGFQTGVLYYHANWIGNLAIGITAVSYLSTFFPVLNDPVPAGIACIAIVWIFTFVNMLGGTWVSRLTTIGLVLVLIPVVMTAIVGWHWFDAATYAANWNTANTTDGHAIIKSILLCLWAFVGVESAAVSTGMVKNPKRTVPLATMLGTGLAGIVYIAATQVLSGMYPSSVMAASGAPFAISASTILGNWAAPLVSAFTAFACLTSLGSWMMLVGQAGVRAANDGNFPKVYGEVDSNGIPKKGLLLAAVKMTALMILITLMNSAGGKASDLFGELTGIAVLLTMLPYFYSCVDLIRFEGVNIRNFVSLICSVLGCVFCFIALMGASSFELAGTFIVSLIILMFYARKMHERQSHSMDNHTASNAH